From Pseudomonas sp. FP2335, the proteins below share one genomic window:
- a CDS encoding YkgJ family cysteine cluster protein yields MTNIPHTQITEPAVTCSTCAACCCQLEVILITDTGVPERYIDTDDWGGEVMLRLDDGWCAALDRDTMMCTIYERRPLICREFEMGAPECLEERQGIATAYR; encoded by the coding sequence ATGACCAACATCCCCCACACCCAAATCACCGAACCCGCCGTCACCTGCTCGACGTGCGCGGCCTGCTGCTGCCAGTTGGAAGTGATACTGATCACCGATACCGGCGTGCCGGAGCGCTACATCGATACGGACGATTGGGGCGGCGAAGTGATGCTGCGCCTCGACGACGGCTGGTGCGCAGCGCTGGACCGGGACACGATGATGTGCACGATCTACGAGCGCCGGCCCTTGATCTGCCGGGAGTTCGAGATGGGCGCGCCGGAGTGCCTGGAAGAGCGGCAGGGGATCGCGACGGCCTATCGCTGA
- a CDS encoding DUF2878 domain-containing protein, producing the protein MLKPLVNAVLFQCGWFACVLGGDSRWLLVALAALAVHLLWISSWSREGQVILAVTLLGTLIDTSLRSFGVFHFSLPGPLIPLWLMALWALLATTLRHCLAWSARPWWRASLLGAVGGPLSYYAGSQLAGVSFGYGTAPTVIGLALLWGLLFPVLHWVARQLGH; encoded by the coding sequence ATGCTTAAACCGCTGGTGAATGCCGTGCTGTTCCAGTGCGGCTGGTTTGCCTGCGTGCTGGGCGGCGACAGTCGGTGGCTACTGGTGGCGTTGGCGGCGCTGGCCGTGCACCTGCTGTGGATAAGTTCGTGGTCGCGCGAGGGCCAGGTGATTCTCGCAGTGACCTTGCTCGGCACGCTGATCGACACCTCGTTGCGCTCCTTTGGCGTGTTTCATTTCAGCCTGCCGGGGCCGCTGATTCCGCTGTGGCTGATGGCGTTGTGGGCGCTGCTCGCGACGACCTTGCGCCATTGCCTGGCCTGGAGCGCACGCCCCTGGTGGCGGGCCAGCCTGCTGGGAGCCGTGGGTGGGCCGCTGTCCTATTACGCAGGCAGCCAATTGGCCGGGGTGAGTTTCGGCTACGGCACGGCACCGACCGTGATTGGCCTGGCGCTGCTGTGGGGACTATTGTTCCCCGTCTTGCATTGGGTCGCCCGACAGCTGGGACACTGA
- a CDS encoding cyclopropane-fatty-acyl-phospholipid synthase family protein, whose protein sequence is MKTPSLSVKSHRLNVNGMTSALLRKAVLRQLSQLRHGQLVVIEDGERQVFGAREAHLLGEIHILDPAVWGLVAASGSIGAGEAFIHGYWSSPDLTAVVRVMVSNLDVLDAMEGGLARLARPLTQGLHWLNRNTRKGSQKNIAAHYDLGNDLFEEFLDPTMMYSAAQFLSPDDSLEQAQLNKLERICQKLALKATDHLLEIGTGWGSMALYAAQHYGCKVTTTTLSKEQFAYTEKRIAALGLGDRVTLLLQDYRDLTGAYDKLVSIEMIEAVGHRFLPTYFKQCAQLLKSDGLMLLQAITIRDQRYEQAKRSVDFIQRYIFPGGALPCVQKMLEIVSRDTDLNLMHMEDFGLHYARTLRLWHENFRRAHGRLAELGYDEYFLRLWEFYLCYCEGGFMERTIGTAQLLLAKPAAINPPLLGRFDA, encoded by the coding sequence ATGAAAACCCCTAGTTTATCGGTCAAGTCCCACCGTCTGAACGTCAACGGCATGACCAGCGCACTGCTGCGCAAGGCCGTGCTGCGTCAATTGAGCCAACTGCGCCACGGCCAGTTGGTGGTGATCGAGGACGGCGAACGCCAGGTGTTCGGCGCACGGGAAGCGCACCTGCTGGGGGAGATCCATATCCTCGATCCGGCAGTGTGGGGCCTGGTGGCGGCCAGTGGTTCCATCGGCGCGGGTGAGGCATTTATCCATGGTTACTGGAGCAGCCCGGACCTGACTGCCGTGGTGCGCGTGATGGTCAGCAACCTCGATGTGCTCGACGCGATGGAAGGCGGCCTCGCGCGCCTGGCGCGTCCACTGACCCAGGGCTTGCACTGGCTCAACCGCAACACACGCAAGGGCTCGCAGAAAAACATTGCCGCCCACTACGACCTGGGCAATGACCTGTTCGAAGAATTCCTCGACCCGACCATGATGTACTCGGCGGCGCAATTCCTGAGCCCCGACGACAGCCTGGAACAGGCGCAATTGAACAAGCTGGAGCGCATCTGCCAGAAACTCGCGCTCAAGGCCACCGACCACCTGCTGGAAATCGGCACCGGCTGGGGCAGCATGGCGCTGTATGCCGCGCAGCATTATGGCTGCAAGGTCACCACCACCACCTTGTCCAAAGAGCAGTTTGCCTACACCGAAAAACGCATCGCCGCACTGGGCCTGGGTGATCGTGTGACACTGCTGTTGCAGGACTACCGCGACCTGACCGGCGCGTACGACAAGCTGGTCTCCATTGAAATGATCGAAGCGGTGGGCCATCGCTTCCTGCCGACCTACTTCAAACAGTGCGCGCAACTGCTCAAGAGCGACGGCCTGATGTTGCTGCAAGCCATCACCATCCGCGACCAACGCTACGAACAGGCCAAGCGCAGCGTCGACTTTATCCAGCGCTACATCTTCCCCGGCGGCGCCCTGCCCTGTGTGCAGAAGATGCTGGAGATCGTCAGCCGCGATACCGACTTGAACCTGATGCACATGGAGGATTTCGGCCTGCACTACGCGCGAACCCTGCGCCTGTGGCATGAGAACTTTCGACGCGCCCATGGCCGCCTCGCGGAGCTGGGCTACGATGAGTACTTCCTGCGGCTGTGGGAATTTTACTTGTGCTACTGCGAAGGGGGGTTCATGGAGCGCACGATCGGCACCGCACAACTGCTGCTGGCCAAGCCCGCAGCGATCAACCCGCCGTTGCTAGGGCGCTTCGATGCTTAA
- a CDS encoding DUF1365 domain-containing protein, with amino-acid sequence MNSALYSGWIAHRRFAPKAHAFRYRIGLLYLDLSEEHTVLGLSPLAGRSRFAAFGFRQQDYLREFTRTGMSLSDAVRHEVGKALGRTPQGVICLLTQARSWGLAFNPVSFFYCFEADGQLAAILCEVTNTPWRERYHYVLPAQALDADEHQHFAVAKAFHVSPFLPRDLEYRMSFSPPAARLGVHMADWQGTQKVFDATLSLEKHALNRASLHRYLWRFPWMTAKTCLAIYWQALRLLLKRTPIFSHRAAEGTSRTAVGYTKDRRHENP; translated from the coding sequence GTGAACAGCGCCCTGTACAGCGGCTGGATCGCCCATCGCCGGTTTGCCCCCAAGGCCCACGCCTTTCGCTACCGCATCGGCTTGCTGTACCTGGATTTGAGCGAAGAACACACGGTGCTCGGGCTCTCGCCCTTGGCCGGGCGCAGCCGTTTTGCCGCGTTCGGTTTTCGCCAGCAGGACTACCTGCGTGAGTTCACGCGCACCGGCATGAGCTTGAGCGATGCCGTGCGCCATGAAGTCGGCAAGGCTCTGGGGCGTACACCCCAGGGCGTTATCTGCCTACTGACCCAGGCCCGCAGTTGGGGCCTGGCTTTTAACCCGGTGAGTTTCTTCTACTGCTTCGAGGCTGACGGACAATTGGCCGCGATCCTGTGTGAAGTGACCAACACGCCCTGGCGCGAGCGCTATCACTACGTGCTGCCGGCCCAGGCGCTGGACGCGGATGAACATCAGCATTTCGCCGTGGCCAAGGCGTTTCATGTGTCGCCGTTCCTGCCCCGCGACCTGGAATACCGCATGAGCTTCAGCCCGCCCGCCGCCAGGCTTGGCGTGCACATGGCCGATTGGCAGGGCACGCAAAAAGTCTTCGACGCCACCTTGAGCCTGGAAAAACATGCACTGAACCGCGCCAGCCTGCATCGCTACCTATGGCGCTTCCCCTGGATGACCGCCAAGACCTGCCTCGCAATTTACTGGCAGGCCCTGCGCCTGTTACTCAAACGCACACCGATTTTTTCCCACAGGGCTGCCGAAGGCACCTCTCGCACTGCAGTCGGGTATACCAAGGATCGCCGCCATGAAAACCCCTAG
- a CDS encoding NAD(P)/FAD-dependent oxidoreductase: MKIAIIGSGIAGLTSAYLLSRRHDITLFEAGDRIGGHTHTVNVSVAGQSHAVDTGFIVFNDWTYPNFIQLLGQIGVTFKPTEMSFSVHDESQRFEYNGNNLNSLFAQRRNILSPGFWGMLRDILRFNREAPQDLQEQRINAEMTLGEYLKAGGYGERFIRHYIVPMGAAIWSMSLADMLGFPLQFFVRFFKNHGLLSVSNRPQWCVIEGGSSSYIEPLTRSFREQIRLDCPVHNVERTADGVVIHSAAGRETFDRVVFACHSDQALALLADPSQAEHDILGALPYADNDVVLHTDTRLLPDRKLAWASWNYRLSGDAQTQAAVTYDMNILQGIDSATTFCVSLNQTAMINPLKILARYTYAHPQYSLAAVAAQARWQELFGMRNTYYCGAYWANGFHEDGVVSALRVAKAFGESL; the protein is encoded by the coding sequence GTGAAAATCGCCATCATCGGCAGCGGCATCGCCGGGCTGACCAGCGCCTACCTGCTCAGCCGCCGCCACGACATCACGCTGTTCGAAGCGGGCGACCGCATCGGCGGGCATACCCATACGGTCAACGTCAGCGTCGCCGGTCAAAGCCATGCGGTGGACACCGGTTTCATCGTGTTCAACGACTGGACCTACCCCAACTTCATCCAACTGCTGGGGCAGATCGGCGTCACGTTCAAACCCACCGAGATGAGCTTTTCGGTACACGACGAGAGCCAGCGCTTCGAGTACAACGGCAACAACCTCAACAGCCTGTTTGCCCAGCGTCGCAATATCTTGTCGCCGGGGTTCTGGGGCATGTTGCGCGACATCCTGCGTTTCAACCGCGAGGCCCCGCAGGACCTGCAAGAACAGCGCATCAACGCCGAGATGACCCTGGGTGAGTACCTCAAGGCCGGCGGTTATGGCGAGCGGTTTATCCGACACTACATCGTGCCGATGGGCGCGGCGATCTGGTCGATGTCCCTGGCGGACATGCTCGGGTTTCCGTTGCAGTTCTTTGTGCGCTTCTTCAAGAACCACGGCTTGCTGTCGGTGAGCAATCGCCCGCAGTGGTGCGTGATCGAGGGTGGTTCGAGCAGCTATATCGAACCGCTGACCCGCAGCTTTCGCGAACAGATCCGCCTCGACTGCCCTGTGCATAACGTTGAGCGCACCGCCGACGGCGTGGTTATCCACAGCGCCGCCGGCCGCGAGACGTTCGACCGCGTGGTATTCGCGTGCCACAGCGACCAGGCCTTGGCGCTGCTGGCCGACCCAAGCCAGGCCGAACACGACATCCTCGGCGCCCTGCCCTACGCCGACAACGACGTAGTGCTGCACACCGACACCCGCCTGCTGCCGGATCGCAAACTCGCCTGGGCCAGCTGGAACTACCGGCTCAGCGGCGATGCGCAGACCCAGGCCGCCGTCACCTATGACATGAACATCCTGCAAGGCATCGACAGCGCCACCACCTTTTGCGTCAGCCTGAACCAGACGGCCATGATCAACCCGCTGAAGATCCTCGCCCGCTACACCTACGCGCACCCGCAATACAGCCTCGCGGCGGTGGCCGCCCAAGCGCGCTGGCAAGAGTTGTTCGGCATGCGCAACACCTATTATTGCGGCGCCTACTGGGCCAACGGCTTTCACGAAGACGGCGTGGTCAGCGCGCTGCGCGTGGCCAAGGCCTTTGGGGAAAGCCTGTGA
- a CDS encoding SDR family oxidoreductase: MSQTPPRRYWLTGASSGIGAALAIELLESGAQVALSSRTTAPLQTLAERYPGQVLLVPGDLTDSQAVREIGAQISAAWGALDTAILNAGTCEYIDAQHFDAAIVEQVVRTNLLASSYCIEAALPLLRAGIRPHLVGVASAVTYLPMPRAEAYGASKAGLRYLLESLRIGLSPEHIDVTVISPGFVDTPLTERNDFPMPLSWPAGKAARHIFVKLAKRPLEIAFPALFIATLWPLSKLPARVQLFIGRRMLRSPLPQKDRL, translated from the coding sequence ATGAGCCAGACACCCCCCCGCCGTTACTGGCTGACCGGCGCCAGCAGTGGCATCGGCGCAGCACTGGCGATCGAGCTGTTGGAAAGCGGCGCCCAAGTCGCGCTCAGTTCGCGCACCACAGCCCCGCTGCAAACCCTGGCCGAACGCTATCCGGGGCAAGTGCTGCTGGTGCCCGGCGACTTGACCGACAGCCAGGCCGTGCGTGAGATCGGCGCACAGATCAGCGCCGCCTGGGGCGCGCTGGACACGGCGATCCTCAACGCCGGCACCTGTGAATATATCGATGCCCAGCACTTTGACGCCGCGATTGTCGAACAGGTGGTACGCACCAACCTGCTGGCCAGCAGTTATTGCATCGAGGCCGCGTTGCCACTGTTGCGCGCCGGAATCCGCCCGCACCTGGTGGGCGTCGCGAGCGCCGTGACGTACTTGCCGATGCCGCGCGCCGAAGCCTATGGCGCGTCCAAGGCCGGCTTGCGCTACCTGTTGGAATCCTTGCGCATCGGCCTGTCGCCGGAACACATCGACGTCACGGTGATCAGCCCGGGCTTCGTCGACACGCCGCTGACCGAACGCAACGATTTCCCCATGCCCCTGAGCTGGCCGGCCGGCAAGGCCGCGCGCCATATCTTCGTAAAGCTTGCGAAACGTCCGCTGGAAATCGCCTTCCCGGCACTGTTTATCGCCACCCTCTGGCCGCTGTCGAAGCTGCCGGCCCGTGTGCAGTTGTTCATCGGCAGGCGCATGTTGCGCAGCCCGCTACCGCAGAAGGATCGCCTGTGA
- a CDS encoding nuclear transport factor 2 family protein → MSDFLRRFAQAFATLDKHNLHLLDSLYSQDIAFADPLHEVHGLPALRRYFAELYGNVRQLRFDFHSFDEVAEGEGYLRWKMSFCHPRLANGKVIRVEGCSHLQWRDGKVYRHRDYFDAGALLYEHLPVLGRVVRWLKRRIA, encoded by the coding sequence ATGAGTGACTTCCTACGCCGGTTCGCCCAGGCCTTTGCCACGCTGGACAAGCACAACCTGCACCTGCTCGACAGCCTCTACAGCCAGGACATCGCCTTTGCCGACCCGCTGCATGAAGTCCACGGCCTGCCCGCGCTGCGCCGTTACTTCGCCGAGCTGTACGGCAACGTCCGCCAGTTGCGCTTCGACTTTCACAGCTTCGACGAGGTGGCTGAAGGCGAAGGCTACCTGCGCTGGAAAATGAGCTTCTGCCACCCGCGCCTGGCCAACGGCAAGGTGATCCGCGTGGAAGGCTGCTCGCACCTGCAGTGGCGCGACGGCAAGGTGTATCGCCATCGCGACTATTTCGACGCCGGCGCCCTGCTTTACGAGCACCTGCCCGTGCTGGGCCGCGTGGTCCGCTGGCTGAAAAGGAGAATCGCATGA
- the phrB gene encoding deoxyribodipyrimidine photo-lyase, with protein sequence MHLIWLRTDLRLHDNTALAAASQRGPVAAVYLITAEQWQAHDDAPCKVDFWLRNLRELSNALGELNIPLLIRHAATWDQAPGVLSELCRELSVTSVHVNEEYGIHESRRDAAVATALDADGVTFHSYLDQLFFQPGSVLTKTGTYFQVFSQFRKVCYTRLHSALPRLVPTAKAQAPLAIKRDPIPQAVDGFEPPSDSLRALWPAGEDEARRRLDAFAEQQISYYKDERDFPAKPGTSQLSAYLAAGVVSPRQCLHAALQTNRGEFESGDIGAITWVNELLWREFYKHILVGYPRVSRHRAFRPETEAVAWRDAPKDLAAWQEARTGLPIIDAAMRQLLETGWMHNRLRMVVAMFLTKNLLIDWREGERFFMRHLIDGDLAANNGGWQWSSSTGTDSAPYFRIFSPLSQSEKFDGDGVFIKRWLPELAALNKKEVHNPEAVGGLFGVADYPRAIVDLKKSRERALAAFRSLPSRAAIGGEHE encoded by the coding sequence ATGCATTTGATCTGGTTGCGCACCGACCTGCGCCTGCACGACAACACCGCCCTGGCCGCCGCGAGCCAGCGTGGCCCGGTCGCCGCCGTGTACCTGATAACCGCCGAGCAGTGGCAGGCCCACGATGACGCGCCGTGCAAGGTGGATTTCTGGCTGCGCAACCTGCGCGAACTGAGCAACGCCCTTGGGGAGCTGAACATTCCCCTGTTGATCCGCCACGCCGCCACCTGGGACCAGGCGCCAGGCGTCTTGAGTGAACTGTGCCGCGAACTGTCGGTGACGTCTGTGCACGTCAACGAGGAATACGGCATCCACGAGAGCCGCCGCGACGCTGCCGTGGCCACGGCGCTGGACGCCGACGGCGTGACGTTCCACAGCTACCTCGACCAACTGTTCTTCCAACCCGGCAGTGTGCTGACCAAGACCGGCACGTATTTCCAGGTGTTCAGCCAGTTCCGCAAGGTCTGCTACACGCGCCTGCACAGCGCCCTGCCGCGCCTGGTGCCGACAGCCAAAGCCCAGGCGCCACTCGCCATCAAACGCGATCCGATCCCCCAGGCCGTCGACGGCTTCGAGCCCCCCAGCGACAGCCTGCGCGCGCTCTGGCCCGCCGGTGAAGACGAAGCCCGTCGGCGCCTGGACGCCTTCGCCGAGCAACAGATCAGCTACTACAAGGACGAGCGCGACTTCCCCGCCAAGCCCGGTACCAGCCAGCTTTCGGCGTACCTCGCGGCGGGCGTGGTGTCACCGCGCCAATGCTTGCACGCCGCGCTGCAAACCAACCGGGGCGAATTCGAAAGTGGCGACATCGGCGCCATCACCTGGGTCAACGAACTGCTCTGGCGCGAGTTCTACAAACACATCCTGGTCGGCTACCCACGGGTGTCCCGTCACCGTGCGTTCCGTCCCGAGACCGAAGCCGTGGCCTGGCGCGATGCGCCCAAGGACCTGGCGGCGTGGCAAGAAGCGCGCACCGGCCTGCCGATCATCGACGCGGCCATGCGCCAACTGCTCGAAACCGGCTGGATGCACAACCGCCTGCGCATGGTGGTGGCGATGTTCCTGACCAAGAACCTGCTGATCGACTGGCGTGAAGGCGAGCGCTTCTTTATGCGCCACCTGATCGACGGCGACCTCGCCGCCAACAACGGCGGCTGGCAGTGGAGTTCGTCGACCGGCACCGACTCGGCGCCGTATTTCCGCATCTTCAGCCCGCTGAGCCAGTCGGAAAAATTCGACGGCGACGGCGTGTTCATCAAGCGCTGGCTGCCCGAGTTGGCCGCGCTGAATAAAAAGGAAGTGCATAACCCCGAGGCGGTCGGCGGCCTATTCGGCGTGGCGGATTACCCAAGGGCCATCGTCGACCTGAAAAAATCCCGCGAACGCGCCCTGGCGGCCTTCCGCAGCCTGCCGTCACGCGCAGCGATCGGGGGCGAGCATGAGTGA
- a CDS encoding MerR family transcriptional regulator has product MKAAPPEDLAQAVEDGWLPIREVARQTGVNAVTLRAWERRYGLIVPQRTPKGHRLFSAEHVQRIHTILTWLNRGVPVGQVKTLIDSAQPATDVVENEWHTLRQTLVQAISELAERRVDDAFNQAMALYPPRTLCEQLLLPLLKDLELRWQGQFGAQMERVFFLSWLRSKFGARIYHNNRQLQGAPLLLVNHSDLPLEPHLWLSAWLASSADCPVEVFDWPLPAGELALAVEHLKPRAVLLYSSKALHVPALGKLLGGVDCPTLIAGPTVCIHQAELAVLSTDIPQLCVAEDPLSAHQLLIQRGIV; this is encoded by the coding sequence ATGAAAGCAGCCCCACCCGAAGACCTCGCCCAAGCCGTCGAAGACGGCTGGCTGCCGATCCGCGAAGTGGCGCGCCAGACCGGCGTCAACGCCGTGACCCTGCGCGCCTGGGAACGCCGCTACGGGCTGATCGTGCCCCAGCGCACACCCAAGGGCCATCGACTGTTCAGCGCCGAACACGTGCAACGCATCCATACCATCCTCACCTGGCTCAACCGTGGCGTGCCGGTCGGCCAGGTGAAAACCTTGATCGACTCCGCCCAACCCGCCACCGACGTCGTTGAAAATGAATGGCACACCTTGCGCCAGACGCTGGTGCAAGCGATCAGCGAATTGGCCGAGCGTCGGGTCGACGATGCCTTCAACCAGGCCATGGCGCTGTACCCGCCGCGTACCCTGTGCGAGCAACTCTTGCTGCCACTGCTCAAGGATCTGGAGTTGCGCTGGCAAGGCCAGTTCGGCGCACAGATGGAGCGGGTGTTTTTCCTGTCGTGGCTGCGCAGCAAGTTTGGCGCACGCATCTACCACAACAACCGTCAGCTCCAGGGCGCGCCGCTGCTGCTGGTCAACCACTCGGACCTGCCGCTGGAACCGCACTTATGGCTCAGCGCCTGGCTGGCCAGCAGCGCCGACTGCCCGGTGGAAGTCTTCGACTGGCCGCTGCCGGCCGGCGAACTCGCGCTGGCGGTGGAACATCTGAAACCGCGCGCCGTGCTGCTGTATTCGAGCAAGGCCCTGCATGTGCCGGCCCTCGGCAAACTGCTGGGCGGTGTCGATTGCCCAACGCTGATTGCCGGACCAACGGTATGCATCCACCAAGCCGAGTTGGCCGTATTAAGCACTGACATCCCTCAATTGTGCGTGGCCGAAGACCCGTTGTCGGCCCACCAGCTACTGATCCAGCGTGGAATCGTTTAA
- a CDS encoding DUF523 and DUF1722 domain-containing protein produces MSSTTKPKIAISACLLGENVRFNGGHKQSLLCSQTLADYFDFVPLCPEVAIGLGIPREPIRLVGDPAHPQAVGTVHRELNVTQPLNDYGQQMALEHTDLCGYIFMQKSPSCGLERVKVYRANGTPVDGGGRGIYAQAFCSRHPNLPVEEDGRLNDPVLRENFLTRVFVYASWQQLLADGLTRHRLLAFHSRYKYLLMAHSPAHYKRLGHLLGSMGKSTQLEELSACYFSDLMTGLSQCATRGTHSNVLQHISGHLKQAISADDKQEMQTVIGQYRHGIVPLVVPLTLLKHHFRQHPDRYIAQQAYLQPHPENLSLRNAI; encoded by the coding sequence ATGTCCAGCACCACCAAACCCAAGATCGCCATCAGCGCCTGTCTGCTCGGCGAAAACGTGCGCTTCAACGGCGGGCATAAACAATCCCTGCTGTGCAGCCAGACCCTCGCCGACTACTTCGACTTCGTGCCACTGTGCCCCGAAGTCGCCATCGGCCTGGGCATCCCCCGTGAACCGATCCGCCTGGTGGGCGACCCGGCCCATCCGCAAGCCGTCGGCACGGTGCACCGCGAACTCAACGTCACCCAGCCGCTGAACGACTACGGCCAACAGATGGCGCTGGAACACACCGACCTGTGCGGTTACATCTTCATGCAGAAATCCCCGTCGTGCGGCCTGGAGCGGGTCAAGGTCTACCGCGCCAACGGCACCCCGGTGGACGGCGGTGGGCGCGGCATCTACGCCCAGGCGTTCTGCTCACGCCATCCCAACCTGCCCGTGGAAGAAGACGGTCGGCTGAATGACCCGGTGCTGCGGGAAAACTTCCTGACTCGCGTGTTCGTCTACGCCAGCTGGCAACAGCTGCTGGCCGACGGCCTGACCCGCCACCGCCTGCTGGCCTTTCACTCGCGCTACAAATACCTGCTGATGGCCCATAGCCCGGCGCACTACAAACGCCTCGGCCACTTGCTCGGCAGCATGGGCAAAAGCACGCAACTGGAAGAATTGTCCGCCTGCTATTTCAGCGACCTGATGACCGGCCTGAGCCAGTGCGCCACCCGTGGCACCCACAGCAACGTGCTGCAACACATCAGCGGGCATCTGAAGCAGGCGATCAGCGCCGACGACAAACAGGAAATGCAAACCGTCATCGGCCAATACCGCCACGGCATCGTGCCGCTGGTAGTGCCGCTGACCCTGCTCAAGCATCACTTTCGCCAACATCCGGACCGCTACATCGCGCAGCAGGCCTACCTGCAGCCGCACCCGGAAAACCTCAGCCTGCGTAATGCGATCTAA
- a CDS encoding TIGR02450 family Trp-rich protein, with protein MNRINPAKLLLSKWTAAQPRHKEKHFLVTELFRDEEGTVLEIELQAVLTRRAERLAWQTLQNAEDWKIGWK; from the coding sequence ATGAACCGCATCAACCCCGCCAAGTTGCTGCTGTCGAAGTGGACAGCAGCCCAGCCTCGCCACAAAGAAAAACACTTCCTCGTCACCGAGCTGTTTCGCGACGAGGAAGGCACCGTGCTGGAAATCGAACTGCAAGCCGTGCTGACCCGCCGAGCCGAGCGCCTGGCGTGGCAAACCCTGCAAAACGCCGAGGACTGGAAGATCGGCTGGAAATAA
- a CDS encoding NAD(P)/FAD-dependent oxidoreductase: MTVPIAIIGTGIAGLSAAQALRDAGHVVQLFDKSRGSGGRMSSKRSDAGSLDMGAQYFTARDRRFVNEVQRWQSNGWAEQWKPQLYNFKSGQLTPSPDEQVRWVGTPRMSAITRALLDDLPVQFGCRITEVFQGTQHWNLLDADGGSHGPFSHVVIATPAPQATALLAAAPKLASAAAGVKMDPTWAIALAFDKPLDTPMEGCFVQDSPLDWLARNRSKPGRDASQDTWVLHATSAWSRAHLDLAKEAVIEHLHGAFAELLHSAMPAPSFSLAHRWLYARPSSSHEFGVLADADLGLYVCGDWCLSGRVEGAWLSGQEAARRLIEHLQ; the protein is encoded by the coding sequence ATGACTGTTCCCATCGCGATCATCGGCACCGGCATTGCCGGTCTCTCCGCCGCCCAAGCGTTACGAGACGCGGGGCACGTTGTACAACTCTTCGATAAAAGCCGCGGCAGCGGTGGCCGCATGTCCAGCAAGCGCAGCGATGCCGGCTCACTGGACATGGGCGCGCAATACTTCACCGCCCGCGACCGGCGCTTCGTCAACGAAGTGCAACGCTGGCAAAGCAACGGTTGGGCCGAGCAGTGGAAACCCCAGCTGTACAACTTCAAGTCCGGCCAACTCACACCCTCCCCCGATGAACAGGTGCGCTGGGTCGGCACGCCGCGCATGAGCGCGATCACCCGCGCCTTGCTCGATGACTTGCCGGTGCAATTCGGTTGCCGCATCACCGAAGTGTTCCAGGGCACACAGCACTGGAACCTGCTGGATGCCGACGGCGGCAGCCACGGCCCGTTCAGCCACGTGGTCATCGCCACGCCCGCGCCCCAGGCCACCGCCCTGCTCGCCGCCGCGCCGAAACTGGCCAGCGCCGCCGCCGGGGTGAAGATGGACCCGACCTGGGCCATCGCCCTGGCTTTCGACAAACCCCTGGATACACCGATGGAAGGCTGCTTCGTCCAAGACAGCCCCCTTGACTGGCTGGCGCGCAACCGCAGCAAACCAGGGCGTGACGCCAGCCAGGACACCTGGGTGCTGCACGCCACCAGCGCATGGAGCCGGGCGCACCTGGACCTGGCCAAGGAAGCGGTGATCGAACACCTGCACGGCGCCTTCGCCGAACTGCTGCACAGCGCCATGCCTGCGCCGTCGTTCAGCCTGGCGCACCGCTGGCTCTACGCACGACCGTCGAGCAGCCACGAGTTCGGCGTGCTGGCCGACGCCGACCTGGGCCTGTATGTGTGCGGTGACTGGTGCTTGTCCGGCCGCGTGGAAGGCGCCTGGCTCAGCGGCCAGGAAGCGGCGCGACGCTTGATCGAGCACCTGCAATGA